The Pan troglodytes isolate AG18354 chromosome 1, NHGRI_mPanTro3-v2.0_pri, whole genome shotgun sequence genome includes a region encoding these proteins:
- the TLR5 gene encoding toll-like receptor 5 precursor (The RefSeq protein has 2 substitutions compared to this genomic sequence) has product MGDHLDLLLGVVLMAGPVFGIPSCSFDGRIAFYRFCSLTQVPQVLNTTERLLLSFNYIRTVTASSFPFLEQLQLLELGSQYTPLTIDKEAFRNLPNLRILDLGSSKIHFLHPDAFQGLFHLFELRLYFCGLSDAVLKDGYFRNLKALTRLDLSKNQIRSLYLHPSFGKLNSLKSIDFSSNQIFLVCEHELEPLQGKTLSFFSLAANSLYSRVSVDWGKCMNPFRNMVLEILDVSGNGWTVDITGNFSNAISKSQAFSLILAHHIMGAGFGFHNIKDPDQNTFAGLARSSVRHLDLSHGFVFSLNSRVFETLKDLKVLNLAYNKINKIADEAFYGLDNLQVLNLSYNLLGELYSSNFYGLPKVAYIDLQKNHIGIIQDQTFKFLEKLQTLDLRDNALTTIHFIPSIPDIFLSGNKLVTLPKINLTANLIYLSENRLENLDILYFLLRVPHLRILILNQNRLSSCSGDQTPSENPSLEQLFLGENMLQLAWETELCWDVFEGLSHLQVLYLNHNYLNSLPPGVFSHLTALRRLRLNSNRLTVLSHNDLPANLEILDISRNQLLAPDPDVFVSLSVLDITHNKFICECELSTFIKWLNHTNVTIAGPPADIYCVYPDSLSGVSLFSLSTEGCDEEEVLKSLKFSLFIVCTVTLTLFLMTILTVTKFRGFCFICYKTAQRLVFKDHPQGTEPDMYKYDAYLCFSSKDFTWVQNALLKHLDTQYSDENRFNLCFEERDFVPGENRIANIQDAIWNSRKIVCLVSRHFLRDGWCLEAFSYAQGRCLSDLNSALIMVVVGSLSQYQLMKHQSIRGFVQKQQYLRWPEDLQDVGWFLHKLSQQILKKEKEKKKDNNIPLQTVATIS; this is encoded by the coding sequence ATGGGAGACCACCTGGACCTTCTCCTAGGAGTGGTGCTCATGGCCGGTCCTGTGTTTGGAATTCTTTCCTGCTCCTTTGATGGCCGAATAGCCTTTTATCGTTTCTGCAGCCTCACCCAGGTCCCCCAGGTCCTCAACACCACTGAGAGGCTCCTGCTGAGCTTCAACTATATCAGGACAGTCACTGCTTCATCCTTCCCCTTTCTGGAACAGCTGCAGCTGCTGGAGCTCGGGAGCCAGTATACCCCCTTGACTATTGACAAGGAGGCCTTCAGAAACCTGCCCAACCTTAGAGTCTTGGACCTGGGAAGTAGTAAGATACACTTCTTGCATCCAGATGCTTTTCAGGGACTGTTCCATCTGTTTGAACTTAGACTGTATTTCTGTGGTCTCTCTGATGCTGTATTAAAAGATGgttatttcagaaatttaaagGCTTTAACTCGCTTGGATCTATCCAAAAATCAGATTCGTAGCCTTTACCTTCATCCTTCATTTGGGAAGTTGAATTCCTTAAAGTCCATAGATTTTTCCTCCAACCAAATATTCCTTGTATGTGAACATGAGCTCGAGCCCCTGCAAGGGAAAACGCTCTCCTTTTTTAGCCTCGCAGCTAATAGCTTGTATAGCAGAGTCTCAGTGGACTGGGGAAAATGTATGAACCCATTCAGAAACATGGTGCTGGAGATACTAGATGTTTCTGGAAATGGCTGGACAGTGGACATCACAGGAAACTTTAGCAATGCCATCAGCAAAAGCCAGGCCTTCTCTTTGATTCTTGCCCACCACATCATGGGTGCCGGGTTTGGCTTCCATAACATCAAAGATCCTGACCAGAACACATTTGCTGGCCTGGCCAGAAGTTCAGTGAGACACCTGGATCTTTCACATGGGTTTGTCTTCTCCCTGAACTCACGAGTCTTTGAGACACTCAAGGATTTGAAGGTTCTGAACCTTGCCTACAACAAGATAAATAAGATTGCAGATGAAGCATTTTACGGACTTGACAACCTCCAAGTTCTCAATTTGTCATATAACCTTCTGGGGGAACTTTACAGTTCGAATTTCTATGGACTACCTAAGGTAGCCTACATTGATTTGCAAAAGAATCACATTGGAATAATTCAAGACCAAACAttcaaattcctggaaaaattacAGACCTTGGATCTCCGAGACAATGCTCTTACAACCATTCATTTTATTCCAAGCATACCTGATATCTTCTTGAGTGGCAATAAACTAGTGACTTTGCCAAAGATCAACCTTACAGCGAACCTCATCTACTTATCAGAAAACAGGCTAGAAAATCTAGATATTCTCTACTTTCTCCTACGGGTACCTCATCTCCGgattctcattttaaatcaaaatcgCTTATCCTCCTGTAGTGGAGATCAAACCCCTTCAGAGAATCCCAGCTTAGAACAGCTTTTCCTTGGAGAAAATATGTTGCAACTTGCCTGGGAAACTGAGCTCTGTTGGGATGTTTTTGAGGGACTTTCTCATCTTCAAGTTCTGTATTTGAATCATAACTATCTTAATTCCCTTCCACCAGGAGTATTTAGCCATCTGACTGCATTAAGGAGACTAAGGCTCAACTCCAACAGGCTGACAGTTCTTTCTCACAATGATTTACCTGCTAATTTAGAGATCCTGGACATATCCAGGAACCAGCTCCTAGCTCCCGATCCTGATGTATTTGTATCACTTAGTGTCTTGGATATAACTCATAACAAGTTCATTTGTGAATGTGAACTTAGCACTTTTATCAAGTGGCTTAATCACACCAATGTCACTATAGCTGGGCCTCCTGCAGACATATATTGTGTGTACCCTGACTCACTCTCTGGGgtttccctcttctctctttccacGGAAGGTTGTGATGAAGAGGAAGTCTTAAAGTCCCTAAAGTTCTCCCTTTTCATTGTATGCACTGTCACTCTGACTCTATTCCTCATGACCATCCTCACAGTCACAAAGTTCCGGGGCTTCTGTTTTATCTGTTATAAGACAGCCCAGAGACTGGTGTTCAAGGACCATCCCCAGGGCACAGAACCTGATATGTACAAATATGATGCCTATTTGTGCTTCAGCAGCAAAGACTTCACATGGGTGCAGAATGCTTTGCTCAAACACCTGGACACTCAATACAGTGACGAAAACAGATTCAACCTGTGCTTTGAAGAAAGAGACTTTGTCCCAGGAGAAAACCGCATTGCCAATATCCAGGATGCCATCTGGAACAGTAGAAAGATTGTTTGTCTTGTGAGCAGACACTTCCTTAGAGATGGCTGGTGCCTTGAAGCCTTCAGTTATGCCCAGGGCAGGTGCTTATCTGACCTTAACAGTGCTCTCATTATGGTGGTGGTTGGGTCCTTGTCCCAGTACCAGTTGATGAAACATCAATCCATCAGAGGCTTTGTACAGAAACAGCAGTATTTGAGGTGGCCTGAGGATCTCCAGGATGTTGGCTGGTTTCTTCATAAACTCTCTCAACAgatactaaagaaagaaaaagaaaagaagaaagacaataaCATTCCGTTGCAAACTGTAGCAACCATCTCCTAA
- the TLR5 gene encoding toll-like receptor 5 isoform X1 yields the protein MGDHLDLLLGVVLMAGPVFGILSCSFDGRIAFYRFCSLTQVPQVLNTTERLLLSFNYIRTVTASSFPFLEQLQLLELGSQYTPLTIDKEAFRNLPNLRVLDLGSSKIHFLHPDAFQGLFHLFELRLYFCGLSDAVLKDGYFRNLKALTRLDLSKNQIRSLYLHPSFGKLNSLKSIDFSSNQIFLVCEHELEPLQGKTLSFFSLAANSLYSRVSVDWGKCMNPFRNMVLEILDVSGNGWTVDITGNFSNAISKSQAFSLILAHHIMGAGFGFHNIKDPDQNTFAGLARSSVRHLDLSHGFVFSLNSRVFETLKDLKVLNLAYNKINKIADEAFYGLDNLQVLNLSYNLLGELYSSNFYGLPKVAYIDLQKNHIGIIQDQTFKFLEKLQTLDLRDNALTTIHFIPSIPDIFLSGNKLVTLPKINLTANLIYLSENRLENLDILYFLLRVPHLRILILNQNRLSSCSGDQTPSENPSLEQLFLGENMLQLAWETELCWDVFEGLSHLQVLYLNHNYLNSLPPGVFSHLTALRRLRLNSNRLTVLSHNDLPANLEILDISRNQLLAPDPDVFVSLSVLDITHNKFICECELSTFIKWLNHTNVTIAGPPADIYCVYPDSLSGVSLFSLSTEGCDEEEVLKSLKFSLFIVCTVTLTLFLMTILTVTKFRGFCFICYKTAQRLVFKDHPQGTEPDMYKYDAYLCFSSKDFTWVQNALLKHLDTQYSDENRFNLCFEERDFVPGENRIANIQDAIWNSRKIVCLVSRHFLRDGWCLEAFSYAQGRCLSDLNSALIMVVVGSLSQYQLMKHQSIRGFVQKQQYLRWPEDLQDVGWFLHKLSQQILKKEKEKKKDNNIPLQTVATIS from the coding sequence ATGGGAGACCACCTGGACCTTCTCCTAGGAGTGGTGCTCATGGCCGGTCCTGTGTTTGGAATTCTTTCCTGCTCCTTTGATGGCCGAATAGCCTTTTATCGTTTCTGCAGCCTCACCCAGGTCCCCCAGGTCCTCAACACCACTGAGAGGCTCCTGCTGAGCTTCAACTATATCAGGACAGTCACTGCTTCATCCTTCCCCTTTCTGGAACAGCTGCAGCTGCTGGAGCTCGGGAGCCAGTATACCCCCTTGACTATTGACAAGGAGGCCTTCAGAAACCTGCCCAACCTTAGAGTCTTGGACCTGGGAAGTAGTAAGATACACTTCTTGCATCCAGATGCTTTTCAGGGACTGTTCCATCTGTTTGAACTTAGACTGTATTTCTGTGGTCTCTCTGATGCTGTATTAAAAGATGgttatttcagaaatttaaagGCTTTAACTCGCTTGGATCTATCCAAAAATCAGATTCGTAGCCTTTACCTTCATCCTTCATTTGGGAAGTTGAATTCCTTAAAGTCCATAGATTTTTCCTCCAACCAAATATTCCTTGTATGTGAACATGAGCTCGAGCCCCTGCAAGGGAAAACGCTCTCCTTTTTTAGCCTCGCAGCTAATAGCTTGTATAGCAGAGTCTCAGTGGACTGGGGAAAATGTATGAACCCATTCAGAAACATGGTGCTGGAGATACTAGATGTTTCTGGAAATGGCTGGACAGTGGACATCACAGGAAACTTTAGCAATGCCATCAGCAAAAGCCAGGCCTTCTCTTTGATTCTTGCCCACCACATCATGGGTGCCGGGTTTGGCTTCCATAACATCAAAGATCCTGACCAGAACACATTTGCTGGCCTGGCCAGAAGTTCAGTGAGACACCTGGATCTTTCACATGGGTTTGTCTTCTCCCTGAACTCACGAGTCTTTGAGACACTCAAGGATTTGAAGGTTCTGAACCTTGCCTACAACAAGATAAATAAGATTGCAGATGAAGCATTTTACGGACTTGACAACCTCCAAGTTCTCAATTTGTCATATAACCTTCTGGGGGAACTTTACAGTTCGAATTTCTATGGACTACCTAAGGTAGCCTACATTGATTTGCAAAAGAATCACATTGGAATAATTCAAGACCAAACAttcaaattcctggaaaaattacAGACCTTGGATCTCCGAGACAATGCTCTTACAACCATTCATTTTATTCCAAGCATACCTGATATCTTCTTGAGTGGCAATAAACTAGTGACTTTGCCAAAGATCAACCTTACAGCGAACCTCATCTACTTATCAGAAAACAGGCTAGAAAATCTAGATATTCTCTACTTTCTCCTACGGGTACCTCATCTCCGgattctcattttaaatcaaaatcgCTTATCCTCCTGTAGTGGAGATCAAACCCCTTCAGAGAATCCCAGCTTAGAACAGCTTTTCCTTGGAGAAAATATGTTGCAACTTGCCTGGGAAACTGAGCTCTGTTGGGATGTTTTTGAGGGACTTTCTCATCTTCAAGTTCTGTATTTGAATCATAACTATCTTAATTCCCTTCCACCAGGAGTATTTAGCCATCTGACTGCATTAAGGAGACTAAGGCTCAACTCCAACAGGCTGACAGTTCTTTCTCACAATGATTTACCTGCTAATTTAGAGATCCTGGACATATCCAGGAACCAGCTCCTAGCTCCCGATCCTGATGTATTTGTATCACTTAGTGTCTTGGATATAACTCATAACAAGTTCATTTGTGAATGTGAACTTAGCACTTTTATCAAGTGGCTTAATCACACCAATGTCACTATAGCTGGGCCTCCTGCAGACATATATTGTGTGTACCCTGACTCACTCTCTGGGgtttccctcttctctctttccacGGAAGGTTGTGATGAAGAGGAAGTCTTAAAGTCCCTAAAGTTCTCCCTTTTCATTGTATGCACTGTCACTCTGACTCTATTCCTCATGACCATCCTCACAGTCACAAAGTTCCGGGGCTTCTGTTTTATCTGTTATAAGACAGCCCAGAGACTGGTGTTCAAGGACCATCCCCAGGGCACAGAACCTGATATGTACAAATATGATGCCTATTTGTGCTTCAGCAGCAAAGACTTCACATGGGTGCAGAATGCTTTGCTCAAACACCTGGACACTCAATACAGTGACGAAAACAGATTCAACCTGTGCTTTGAAGAAAGAGACTTTGTCCCAGGAGAAAACCGCATTGCCAATATCCAGGATGCCATCTGGAACAGTAGAAAGATTGTTTGTCTTGTGAGCAGACACTTCCTTAGAGATGGCTGGTGCCTTGAAGCCTTCAGTTATGCCCAGGGCAGGTGCTTATCTGACCTTAACAGTGCTCTCATTATGGTGGTGGTTGGGTCCTTGTCCCAGTACCAGTTGATGAAACATCAATCCATCAGAGGCTTTGTACAGAAACAGCAGTATTTGAGGTGGCCTGAGGATCTCCAGGATGTTGGCTGGTTTCTTCATAAACTCTCTCAACAgatactaaagaaagaaaaagaaaagaagaaagacaataaCATTCCGTTGCAAACTGTAGCAACCATCTCCTAA